From the Desulforhopalus sp. genome, one window contains:
- a CDS encoding ABC transporter permease, with translation MKTPQLVNRLLFSKIFTALWIIALAAGAVSLLLLALGIAPGTIVTTIGKGSVASWQKFSHVLSVWIPLLLCSCCLLFTFRAGLWNIGVEGQMILGAIATTAILRLGDLGLPPMLTLSLALAMGFVGGGLWGGLAGLLKNRGGVNEIFGGLGLNFVAQGLIIWLIMGPWKRAGIASMSGTDMFARELWMYTPPGWRFAPAALAIALCAFAATALILGATRFGLRITATGNNPMAAPLFAIRPERTGLAAMAIGGGLAGLAGGLQVACVYHRLLPPISSGYGYLALLVVMLANYRTSPVPIICLFFAGLAAGSIQLPIVLQLDSALSGVIQGACVVSALLVHGLQKRQRGAS, from the coding sequence ATGAAAACACCCCAGCTTGTCAACCGGCTTCTTTTTTCAAAAATCTTTACCGCCCTGTGGATTATCGCCCTGGCGGCCGGTGCAGTGAGCCTGTTGCTGCTGGCCCTCGGTATTGCCCCGGGGACCATTGTCACCACCATCGGCAAGGGCTCCGTCGCCTCCTGGCAAAAGTTCAGCCACGTTTTGTCGGTGTGGATTCCCCTGCTCCTCTGTTCCTGCTGCCTGCTCTTTACCTTTCGCGCCGGGCTGTGGAATATTGGCGTCGAAGGCCAGATGATCCTGGGGGCAATCGCCACAACCGCCATTCTCCGCTTGGGCGACCTTGGACTGCCGCCGATGCTGACTCTCAGCCTGGCGCTTGCCATGGGTTTTGTCGGTGGCGGGCTGTGGGGCGGGCTTGCCGGGCTCCTTAAGAACCGCGGCGGGGTCAACGAGATCTTTGGCGGCCTGGGCCTGAACTTCGTCGCCCAGGGCCTGATCATCTGGCTGATCATGGGGCCGTGGAAACGCGCCGGAATCGCCTCAATGAGCGGCACCGACATGTTTGCCAGGGAATTATGGATGTACACCCCACCCGGCTGGCGCTTTGCCCCGGCCGCCCTGGCCATCGCCCTGTGCGCCTTTGCCGCGACCGCTCTTATCCTCGGCGCTACCCGCTTTGGCCTGAGGATCACCGCAACAGGCAACAACCCCATGGCGGCACCGCTCTTTGCCATTCGCCCCGAGCGCACCGGACTTGCGGCCATGGCCATCGGCGGCGGTCTTGCTGGCCTTGCCGGTGGCCTGCAGGTGGCCTGTGTGTATCATCGCCTCCTGCCGCCGATATCCAGCGGTTATGGCTATCTGGCGCTTCTCGTGGTCATGCTCGCCAACTACCGGACCAGCCCGGTGCCAATCATCTGCCTGTTCTTTGCCGGTCTTGCCGCCGGTTCCATTCAACTGCCGATCGTCCTGCAGCTCGATTCGGCCCTGTCCGGGGTCATCCAGGGGGCCTGCGTGGTCAGTGCCCTGCTGGTGCACGGCCTGCAAAAACGCCAGCGGGGGGCAAGCTGA
- a CDS encoding GNAT family N-acetyltransferase: MIEIKQCVTEMDFSIAIQITRDYISWLNMDLSFQDIDKEFSGFPAMYGPPQGIFLLARHDGVPAGGVGLRVFAAPICEMKRLFVYDQFKHLGLGRNLCTRLIQAAKGLGYRKMRLDTLGHMQAAIGLYKDLGFKEIEPYRFNPDPTTRYMELDLGK, from the coding sequence ATGATCGAAATCAAGCAATGCGTAACGGAGATGGATTTCTCCATCGCAATACAAATAACGAGAGACTATATTTCCTGGTTGAACATGGATCTGTCTTTTCAAGATATTGACAAAGAATTCTCTGGTTTCCCTGCCATGTACGGCCCTCCGCAGGGAATATTTCTTCTCGCCCGGCACGATGGCGTTCCCGCCGGCGGCGTAGGGCTGCGGGTATTTGCAGCTCCCATTTGCGAAATGAAGCGGTTGTTTGTTTACGACCAATTCAAGCACCTGGGCCTCGGCCGCAATCTGTGCACGCGACTTATCCAGGCAGCAAAGGGGCTTGGCTACCGGAAGATGCGGTTGGATACCCTCGGGCATATGCAGGCGGCAATAGGGCTGTATAAGGACTTGGGCTTCAAGGAGATCGAGCCGTACCGTTTTAATCCCGATCCGACGACAAGATATATGGAATTGGATCTGGGAAAATGA
- a CDS encoding sugar ABC transporter ATP-binding protein has protein sequence MIELTDIHKSFGKVQALHGVNMKAEAGSIHGIVGENGAGKSTLMKVLTGFITRSGGEILYNGGKARLDGPKDALRLGIGMLYQEPLDFPQLSVLDNFMAGRSVFAPAAARAELAELADTFGFSLHPDSRVEELTIGERQQLELLRLVSLGVMTLILDEPTTGISEKQQELLFAALQRLKAKGAAILLVSHKLEEIDLLCDTVTVLRHGRVAATRQRPFDRDALLHAMFDSLPEHHPPPEKAAGGDAVLEFTKVSGGGGRSRLEEMSITICAGEVVGLAGIDGSGQTIFLKTACGLLPPESGEVRRFGAPLRGVSSLTDRATVFLPADRLAEGLFPGMTVREHHLLAAPGRALITSSTGLAGTRQAIATHSIKGQPETLVEDLSGGNQQRLLLSLIPEGVRLILMENPTRGLDVHSSAWTWSHLHRRLPADGAIVFASPDLEELMSQASRILVFYNGRIVLDTPTRDTSYHALSRAITGQVEPTGDR, from the coding sequence ATGATCGAACTGACAGATATCCATAAAAGCTTCGGCAAGGTTCAGGCCCTGCACGGGGTAAACATGAAGGCCGAAGCGGGGTCCATCCACGGCATTGTCGGGGAGAATGGGGCCGGCAAGTCAACCCTGATGAAGGTGCTCACCGGCTTCATCACCAGGAGCGGCGGCGAGATCTTGTATAATGGCGGGAAGGCCCGCCTTGATGGACCAAAGGACGCGCTCCGTCTGGGTATAGGCATGCTCTACCAGGAACCCCTCGACTTTCCGCAACTGTCGGTCCTTGATAATTTCATGGCCGGGCGGTCGGTCTTTGCCCCAGCCGCGGCGCGCGCCGAACTGGCCGAACTGGCTGACACCTTCGGCTTTTCCCTGCATCCGGACAGCCGGGTGGAAGAGCTGACCATCGGCGAACGGCAGCAACTGGAGCTATTGCGATTGGTGAGTCTCGGAGTCATGACGCTGATCCTCGACGAACCAACCACCGGCATCTCCGAAAAGCAGCAGGAGCTGCTCTTTGCCGCCCTGCAACGCCTGAAGGCAAAGGGCGCTGCCATCCTTCTCGTGTCCCATAAGCTGGAAGAAATCGACCTGCTCTGCGATACGGTGACGGTGCTGCGCCATGGCCGGGTGGCAGCGACCCGGCAGCGGCCCTTCGACCGCGACGCCCTGCTCCATGCCATGTTCGACAGCCTGCCCGAACACCATCCGCCACCGGAGAAAGCGGCCGGAGGCGATGCGGTCCTCGAATTTACCAAGGTTAGCGGCGGTGGCGGTAGATCCCGGTTAGAGGAGATGTCGATCACCATCTGCGCCGGCGAGGTTGTCGGCTTGGCGGGGATCGACGGCAGTGGTCAAACGATCTTTCTGAAAACCGCCTGCGGTTTATTGCCACCGGAATCCGGTGAGGTCAGGCGTTTCGGGGCCCCGCTGCGGGGCGTCAGCAGCCTGACCGACAGGGCGACGGTCTTCCTCCCCGCCGACCGGCTGGCCGAAGGGCTCTTTCCCGGCATGACGGTGCGCGAGCATCACCTTCTGGCCGCGCCGGGCAGGGCCCTCATTACCTCTTCAACAGGTCTTGCCGGCACCCGCCAGGCGATTGCCACCCATAGCATCAAGGGCCAACCGGAGACACTGGTCGAGGATCTTTCCGGCGGCAACCAGCAGCGGCTGCTGCTTTCCCTCATCCCCGAGGGGGTACGGCTGATCCTCATGGAAAACCCGACCCGCGGCCTCGACGTCCACTCCTCCGCCTGGACCTGGAGCCATCTCCACCGCCGCTTGCCGGCCGATGGGGCCATCGTCTTCGCCTCCCCGGACCTTGAAGAGCTGATGAGCCAGGCAAGCCGTATCCTGGTTTTTTACAACGGCAGGATCGTCCTCGACACCCCGACCAGGGACACCAGCTACCACGCGCTTTCCCGGGCCATAACCGGCCAGGTCGAACCGACAGGGGATCGTTAG
- a CDS encoding PaaI family thioesterase: MKNELFNNVRNDQFAKYLGIEIREARDGYAVTELILNENHLNGVGRVQGGVIFTLADYAFAVAANSDGCPTVGMNVNITYFKAPTGKKLRAEAIEITKQKRISGYQVSVFDEDGSLVSIFSGLGYRKTP; encoded by the coding sequence GTGAAAAACGAGTTATTCAATAACGTTCGAAACGATCAATTTGCAAAATACTTGGGAATTGAAATACGCGAAGCACGGGATGGATACGCAGTCACCGAGTTGATACTTAATGAAAATCATCTGAACGGTGTCGGCAGGGTTCAAGGTGGCGTCATCTTCACCTTGGCGGATTACGCCTTTGCGGTCGCTGCTAATTCCGATGGCTGTCCAACCGTTGGCATGAATGTCAATATCACCTATTTCAAGGCCCCGACAGGCAAGAAATTGCGAGCAGAAGCCATTGAGATTACAAAACAAAAAAGAATCAGTGGCTATCAGGTGAGCGTCTTCGATGAAGATGGATCGCTTGTATCGATTTTTTCCGGACTAGGGTACAGAAAGACTCCCTAA